One genomic window of Manihot esculenta cultivar AM560-2 chromosome 16, M.esculenta_v8, whole genome shotgun sequence includes the following:
- the LOC110604217 gene encoding tRNA (guanine(37)-N1)-methyltransferase 2 isoform X2, whose product MLDESKFDVHLRLWALRIPREFCKVATRLLNGYLLDKARVKPITEDPTFVNNRYMILSESVQNPDLTDIPAEKLDEMKKLCKIEVVPYSMTLGYSYWGADHILKQILPPGVEIPSSFETIGHIAHLNIHEELLPYKDVIAKVIYDKNHPRIRTVVNKVGTITNEFRVPKFEILAGENNMVTEVKQYGAVFKLDYSLVYWNSRLEHEHIRLVSQFQPGEMICDMFAGIGPFTIPAAQKGCVVYANDLNPDSYQYLRINAKLNKVDDHIYAYNMDARKFISQLMAAPTCQNNLESDASTHKACGDRSIQADEGTQLASDNVLSDHEGLQDSFRQEDASVAAVQRPSCPFQEESENNHGAAISFTSRRKRSANERIRASELPNTKPWEHVDHVIMNLPASALQFLDAFRGVIQRKHWKGLLPWIHCYCFMRANETKETIILEAEAALSARIKDPIFHMVRDVAPNKVQILLKEKQQYSMPWRKRNE is encoded by the exons ATGTTGGACGAGAGCAAGTTTGATGTTCATTTGAGGTTATGGGCACTGAGGATCCCTCGTGAGTTCTGCAAAGTTGCCACTCGCTTACTAAATGG ATACTTGCTTGATAAAGCTCGTGTTAAACCCATTACAGAAGATCCTACTTTTGTCAATAATCGTTATATGATATTATCTGAAAGTGTTCAAAATCCCG ACTTGACGGATATCCCGGCTGAAAAACTTGATGAGATGAAGAAATTATGCAAGATTGAAGTAGTTCCATATTCTATGACCCTTGGATATTCCTACTGGGGTGCAG ATCATATATTGAAACAGATCCTGCCTCCTGGAGTGGAGATCCCTTCATCTTTTGAAACAATAG GTCATATTGCACATCTGAATATACATGAGGAATTGCTTCCATACAAGGATGTTATTGCTAAGGTTATTTATGAT AAAAATCATCCCAGGATCAGAACAGTTGTTAATAAAGTTGGAACAATTACAAATGAGTTCAGAGTGCCAAAGTTTGAAATTTTGGCTGGAGAAAATAATATGGTCACAGAAGTGAAGCAATATGGGGCAGTATTTAAGCTTGACTATAGCTTGGTTTACTGGAATTCAAGGTTGGAGCATGAGCATATAAGGCTGGTTTCTCAATTCCAGCCTGGGGAGATGATTTGTGACATGTTTGCTGGTATTGGTCCTTTTACAATTCCAGCAGCACAGAAAGGATGTGTCGTTTATGCAAATGATTTGAATCCCGATAGTTATCAATATTTGAGGATCAATGCAAAACTCAACAAGGTCGATGACCACATTTATGCATACAATATGGATGCTAGAAAATTTATTTCTCAACTGATGGCGGCACCAACTTGTCAAAATAATTTAGAATCTGATGCATCCACTCATAAAGCATGTGGTGATCGCAGCATACAGGCCGATGAGGGAACTCAGCTGGCAAGTGATAATGTTTTAAGTGACCATGAGGGTTTACAAGATTCATTCAGACAGGAAGATGCATCTGTAGCTGCAGTCCAAAGGCCTTCATGTCCTTTCCAGGAAG AAAGTGAAAATAACCATGGTGCTGCTATTTCTTTCACTTCTAGGAGAAAAAGAAGTGCAAATGAGAGGATAAGAGCCTCTGAGTTGCCCAACACTAAGCCTTGGGAGCATGTTGATCATGTGATAATGAACCTCCCTGCATCTGCTTTACAATTTTTAG ATGCATTTAGGGGTGTTATTCAGAGGAAACATTGGAAGGGGCTTCTCCCTTGGATTCATTGCTATTGCTTCATGCGAGCAAATGAAACCAAAGAGACTATAATCTTG GAGGCAGAAGCTGCATTAAGTGCTCGAATAAAAGACCCAATATTTCATATGGTCAGGGATGTTGCTCCAAATAAG GTACAGATCTTATTGAAAGAGAAACAACAGTATTCTATGCCATGGAGGAAGAGAAACGAATAA
- the LOC110604217 gene encoding tRNA (guanine(37)-N1)-methyltransferase 2 isoform X3 yields MDLTDIPAEKLDEMKKLCKIEVVPYSMTLGYSYWGADHILKQILPPGVEIPSSFETIGHIAHLNIHEELLPYKDVIAKVIYDKNHPRIRTVVNKVGTITNEFRVPKFEILAGENNMVTEVKQYGAVFKLDYSLVYWNSRLEHEHIRLVSQFQPGEMICDMFAGIGPFTIPAAQKGCVVYANDLNPDSYQYLRINAKLNKVDDHIYAYNMDARKFISQLMAAPTCQNNLESDASTHKACGDRSIQADEGTQLASDNVLSDHEGLQDSFRQEDASVAAVQRPSCPFQEESENNHGAAISFTSRRKRSANERIRASELPNTKPWEHVDHVIMNLPASALQFLDAFRGVIQRKHWKGLLPWIHCYCFMRANETKETIILEAEAALSARIKDPIFHMVRDVAPNKAMFCLSFRLPEACLRENGPSLHSANGNT; encoded by the exons ATGG ACTTGACGGATATCCCGGCTGAAAAACTTGATGAGATGAAGAAATTATGCAAGATTGAAGTAGTTCCATATTCTATGACCCTTGGATATTCCTACTGGGGTGCAG ATCATATATTGAAACAGATCCTGCCTCCTGGAGTGGAGATCCCTTCATCTTTTGAAACAATAG GTCATATTGCACATCTGAATATACATGAGGAATTGCTTCCATACAAGGATGTTATTGCTAAGGTTATTTATGAT AAAAATCATCCCAGGATCAGAACAGTTGTTAATAAAGTTGGAACAATTACAAATGAGTTCAGAGTGCCAAAGTTTGAAATTTTGGCTGGAGAAAATAATATGGTCACAGAAGTGAAGCAATATGGGGCAGTATTTAAGCTTGACTATAGCTTGGTTTACTGGAATTCAAGGTTGGAGCATGAGCATATAAGGCTGGTTTCTCAATTCCAGCCTGGGGAGATGATTTGTGACATGTTTGCTGGTATTGGTCCTTTTACAATTCCAGCAGCACAGAAAGGATGTGTCGTTTATGCAAATGATTTGAATCCCGATAGTTATCAATATTTGAGGATCAATGCAAAACTCAACAAGGTCGATGACCACATTTATGCATACAATATGGATGCTAGAAAATTTATTTCTCAACTGATGGCGGCACCAACTTGTCAAAATAATTTAGAATCTGATGCATCCACTCATAAAGCATGTGGTGATCGCAGCATACAGGCCGATGAGGGAACTCAGCTGGCAAGTGATAATGTTTTAAGTGACCATGAGGGTTTACAAGATTCATTCAGACAGGAAGATGCATCTGTAGCTGCAGTCCAAAGGCCTTCATGTCCTTTCCAGGAAG AAAGTGAAAATAACCATGGTGCTGCTATTTCTTTCACTTCTAGGAGAAAAAGAAGTGCAAATGAGAGGATAAGAGCCTCTGAGTTGCCCAACACTAAGCCTTGGGAGCATGTTGATCATGTGATAATGAACCTCCCTGCATCTGCTTTACAATTTTTAG ATGCATTTAGGGGTGTTATTCAGAGGAAACATTGGAAGGGGCTTCTCCCTTGGATTCATTGCTATTGCTTCATGCGAGCAAATGAAACCAAAGAGACTATAATCTTG GAGGCAGAAGCTGCATTAAGTGCTCGAATAAAAGACCCAATATTTCATATGGTCAGGGATGTTGCTCCAAATAAG GCAATGTTTTGCTTAAGCTTTAGGCTACCAGAAGCTTGCTTGAGAGAGAATGGGCCTAGCCTTCATTCTGCAAATGGAAATACATAA
- the LOC110604217 gene encoding tRNA (guanine(37)-N1)-methyltransferase 2 isoform X1, with product MLDESKFDVHLRLWALRIPREFCKVATRLLNGYLLDKARVKPITEDPTFVNNRYMILSESVQNPDLTDIPAEKLDEMKKLCKIEVVPYSMTLGYSYWGADHILKQILPPGVEIPSSFETIGHIAHLNIHEELLPYKDVIAKVIYDKNHPRIRTVVNKVGTITNEFRVPKFEILAGENNMVTEVKQYGAVFKLDYSLVYWNSRLEHEHIRLVSQFQPGEMICDMFAGIGPFTIPAAQKGCVVYANDLNPDSYQYLRINAKLNKVDDHIYAYNMDARKFISQLMAAPTCQNNLESDASTHKACGDRSIQADEGTQLASDNVLSDHEGLQDSFRQEDASVAAVQRPSCPFQEESENNHGAAISFTSRRKRSANERIRASELPNTKPWEHVDHVIMNLPASALQFLDAFRGVIQRKHWKGLLPWIHCYCFMRANETKETIILEAEAALSARIKDPIFHMVRDVAPNKAMFCLSFRLPEACLRENGPSLHSANGNT from the exons ATGTTGGACGAGAGCAAGTTTGATGTTCATTTGAGGTTATGGGCACTGAGGATCCCTCGTGAGTTCTGCAAAGTTGCCACTCGCTTACTAAATGG ATACTTGCTTGATAAAGCTCGTGTTAAACCCATTACAGAAGATCCTACTTTTGTCAATAATCGTTATATGATATTATCTGAAAGTGTTCAAAATCCCG ACTTGACGGATATCCCGGCTGAAAAACTTGATGAGATGAAGAAATTATGCAAGATTGAAGTAGTTCCATATTCTATGACCCTTGGATATTCCTACTGGGGTGCAG ATCATATATTGAAACAGATCCTGCCTCCTGGAGTGGAGATCCCTTCATCTTTTGAAACAATAG GTCATATTGCACATCTGAATATACATGAGGAATTGCTTCCATACAAGGATGTTATTGCTAAGGTTATTTATGAT AAAAATCATCCCAGGATCAGAACAGTTGTTAATAAAGTTGGAACAATTACAAATGAGTTCAGAGTGCCAAAGTTTGAAATTTTGGCTGGAGAAAATAATATGGTCACAGAAGTGAAGCAATATGGGGCAGTATTTAAGCTTGACTATAGCTTGGTTTACTGGAATTCAAGGTTGGAGCATGAGCATATAAGGCTGGTTTCTCAATTCCAGCCTGGGGAGATGATTTGTGACATGTTTGCTGGTATTGGTCCTTTTACAATTCCAGCAGCACAGAAAGGATGTGTCGTTTATGCAAATGATTTGAATCCCGATAGTTATCAATATTTGAGGATCAATGCAAAACTCAACAAGGTCGATGACCACATTTATGCATACAATATGGATGCTAGAAAATTTATTTCTCAACTGATGGCGGCACCAACTTGTCAAAATAATTTAGAATCTGATGCATCCACTCATAAAGCATGTGGTGATCGCAGCATACAGGCCGATGAGGGAACTCAGCTGGCAAGTGATAATGTTTTAAGTGACCATGAGGGTTTACAAGATTCATTCAGACAGGAAGATGCATCTGTAGCTGCAGTCCAAAGGCCTTCATGTCCTTTCCAGGAAG AAAGTGAAAATAACCATGGTGCTGCTATTTCTTTCACTTCTAGGAGAAAAAGAAGTGCAAATGAGAGGATAAGAGCCTCTGAGTTGCCCAACACTAAGCCTTGGGAGCATGTTGATCATGTGATAATGAACCTCCCTGCATCTGCTTTACAATTTTTAG ATGCATTTAGGGGTGTTATTCAGAGGAAACATTGGAAGGGGCTTCTCCCTTGGATTCATTGCTATTGCTTCATGCGAGCAAATGAAACCAAAGAGACTATAATCTTG GAGGCAGAAGCTGCATTAAGTGCTCGAATAAAAGACCCAATATTTCATATGGTCAGGGATGTTGCTCCAAATAAG GCAATGTTTTGCTTAAGCTTTAGGCTACCAGAAGCTTGCTTGAGAGAGAATGGGCCTAGCCTTCATTCTGCAAATGGAAATACATAA
- the LOC110604217 gene encoding tRNA (guanine(37)-N1)-methyltransferase 2 isoform X5, whose translation MKKLCKIEVVPYSMTLGYSYWGADHILKQILPPGVEIPSSFETIGHIAHLNIHEELLPYKDVIAKVIYDKNHPRIRTVVNKVGTITNEFRVPKFEILAGENNMVTEVKQYGAVFKLDYSLVYWNSRLEHEHIRLVSQFQPGEMICDMFAGIGPFTIPAAQKGCVVYANDLNPDSYQYLRINAKLNKVDDHIYAYNMDARKFISQLMAAPTCQNNLESDASTHKACGDRSIQADEGTQLASDNVLSDHEGLQDSFRQEDASVAAVQRPSCPFQEESENNHGAAISFTSRRKRSANERIRASELPNTKPWEHVDHVIMNLPASALQFLDAFRGVIQRKHWKGLLPWIHCYCFMRANETKETIILEAEAALSARIKDPIFHMVRDVAPNKAMFCLSFRLPEACLRENGPSLHSANGNT comes from the exons ATGAAGAAATTATGCAAGATTGAAGTAGTTCCATATTCTATGACCCTTGGATATTCCTACTGGGGTGCAG ATCATATATTGAAACAGATCCTGCCTCCTGGAGTGGAGATCCCTTCATCTTTTGAAACAATAG GTCATATTGCACATCTGAATATACATGAGGAATTGCTTCCATACAAGGATGTTATTGCTAAGGTTATTTATGAT AAAAATCATCCCAGGATCAGAACAGTTGTTAATAAAGTTGGAACAATTACAAATGAGTTCAGAGTGCCAAAGTTTGAAATTTTGGCTGGAGAAAATAATATGGTCACAGAAGTGAAGCAATATGGGGCAGTATTTAAGCTTGACTATAGCTTGGTTTACTGGAATTCAAGGTTGGAGCATGAGCATATAAGGCTGGTTTCTCAATTCCAGCCTGGGGAGATGATTTGTGACATGTTTGCTGGTATTGGTCCTTTTACAATTCCAGCAGCACAGAAAGGATGTGTCGTTTATGCAAATGATTTGAATCCCGATAGTTATCAATATTTGAGGATCAATGCAAAACTCAACAAGGTCGATGACCACATTTATGCATACAATATGGATGCTAGAAAATTTATTTCTCAACTGATGGCGGCACCAACTTGTCAAAATAATTTAGAATCTGATGCATCCACTCATAAAGCATGTGGTGATCGCAGCATACAGGCCGATGAGGGAACTCAGCTGGCAAGTGATAATGTTTTAAGTGACCATGAGGGTTTACAAGATTCATTCAGACAGGAAGATGCATCTGTAGCTGCAGTCCAAAGGCCTTCATGTCCTTTCCAGGAAG AAAGTGAAAATAACCATGGTGCTGCTATTTCTTTCACTTCTAGGAGAAAAAGAAGTGCAAATGAGAGGATAAGAGCCTCTGAGTTGCCCAACACTAAGCCTTGGGAGCATGTTGATCATGTGATAATGAACCTCCCTGCATCTGCTTTACAATTTTTAG ATGCATTTAGGGGTGTTATTCAGAGGAAACATTGGAAGGGGCTTCTCCCTTGGATTCATTGCTATTGCTTCATGCGAGCAAATGAAACCAAAGAGACTATAATCTTG GAGGCAGAAGCTGCATTAAGTGCTCGAATAAAAGACCCAATATTTCATATGGTCAGGGATGTTGCTCCAAATAAG GCAATGTTTTGCTTAAGCTTTAGGCTACCAGAAGCTTGCTTGAGAGAGAATGGGCCTAGCCTTCATTCTGCAAATGGAAATACATAA
- the LOC110604217 gene encoding tRNA (guanine(37)-N1)-methyltransferase 2 isoform X4, producing MLDESKFDVHLRLWALRIPREFCKVATRLLNGYLLDKARVKPITEDPTFVNNRYMILSESVQNPDLTDIPAEKLDEMKKLCKIEVVPYSMTLGYSYWGADHILKQILPPGVEIPSSFETIGHIAHLNIHEELLPYKDVIAKVIYDKNHPRIRTVVNKVGTITNEFRVPKFEILAGENNMVTEVKQYGAVFKLDYSLVYWNSRLEHEHIRLVSQFQPGEMICDMFAGIGPFTIPAAQKGCVVYANDLNPDSYQYLRINAKLNKVDDHIYAYNMDARKFISQLMAAPTCQNNLESDASTHKACGDRSIQADEGTQLASDNVLSDHEGLQDSFRQEDASVAAVQRPSCPFQEESENNHGAAISFTSRRKRSANERIRASELPNTKPWEHVDHVIMNLPASALQFLGGRSCIKCSNKRPNISYGQGCCSK from the exons ATGTTGGACGAGAGCAAGTTTGATGTTCATTTGAGGTTATGGGCACTGAGGATCCCTCGTGAGTTCTGCAAAGTTGCCACTCGCTTACTAAATGG ATACTTGCTTGATAAAGCTCGTGTTAAACCCATTACAGAAGATCCTACTTTTGTCAATAATCGTTATATGATATTATCTGAAAGTGTTCAAAATCCCG ACTTGACGGATATCCCGGCTGAAAAACTTGATGAGATGAAGAAATTATGCAAGATTGAAGTAGTTCCATATTCTATGACCCTTGGATATTCCTACTGGGGTGCAG ATCATATATTGAAACAGATCCTGCCTCCTGGAGTGGAGATCCCTTCATCTTTTGAAACAATAG GTCATATTGCACATCTGAATATACATGAGGAATTGCTTCCATACAAGGATGTTATTGCTAAGGTTATTTATGAT AAAAATCATCCCAGGATCAGAACAGTTGTTAATAAAGTTGGAACAATTACAAATGAGTTCAGAGTGCCAAAGTTTGAAATTTTGGCTGGAGAAAATAATATGGTCACAGAAGTGAAGCAATATGGGGCAGTATTTAAGCTTGACTATAGCTTGGTTTACTGGAATTCAAGGTTGGAGCATGAGCATATAAGGCTGGTTTCTCAATTCCAGCCTGGGGAGATGATTTGTGACATGTTTGCTGGTATTGGTCCTTTTACAATTCCAGCAGCACAGAAAGGATGTGTCGTTTATGCAAATGATTTGAATCCCGATAGTTATCAATATTTGAGGATCAATGCAAAACTCAACAAGGTCGATGACCACATTTATGCATACAATATGGATGCTAGAAAATTTATTTCTCAACTGATGGCGGCACCAACTTGTCAAAATAATTTAGAATCTGATGCATCCACTCATAAAGCATGTGGTGATCGCAGCATACAGGCCGATGAGGGAACTCAGCTGGCAAGTGATAATGTTTTAAGTGACCATGAGGGTTTACAAGATTCATTCAGACAGGAAGATGCATCTGTAGCTGCAGTCCAAAGGCCTTCATGTCCTTTCCAGGAAG AAAGTGAAAATAACCATGGTGCTGCTATTTCTTTCACTTCTAGGAGAAAAAGAAGTGCAAATGAGAGGATAAGAGCCTCTGAGTTGCCCAACACTAAGCCTTGGGAGCATGTTGATCATGTGATAATGAACCTCCCTGCATCTGCTTTACAATTTTTAG GAGGCAGAAGCTGCATTAAGTGCTCGAATAAAAGACCCAATATTTCATATGGTCAGGGATGTTGCTCCAAATAA